The Bryobacteraceae bacterium genome includes a window with the following:
- the rpoB gene encoding DNA-directed RNA polymerase subunit beta, with translation MATASAGTPSERVDFSRVKTSVPIPNLIEVQKRSYERFLQMDLLPSERDDIGLQSVFQSVFPISDFRGFSELEFVDYTIGNWECKCGHLKGLNHLRTVCRNPACGAMVRTDPFHPGDVICHKCGTFNRNLVTFCPRCGDPVGLQLKYDQAECEERGMTFAAPLKVTIRLKMFDKDEAGNRSLRDMKEQEVFFGEIPLMTRNGTFIINGTERVIVSQLHRSPGVFFEKLPAQNYFLGKIIPYRGSWVEFEYDNKNLLYVRIDRKRKFYGTTFLRALGMKSDSEILKAFYRITTLALKDRRVFWKVDESLVGVKLAQAITSKSGETIHPAHRKIREATLDALKKARIDAVEVTTADLEGAWVASDVIDMETGEVLAEANQELTSARLAQIIDAGIKNIEIFFPERDDVGVVVSATLKKDPIKTPNDALMEIYKKLRPGDPPTLDTAQQLFHGMFFDPRKYDFSRVGRMKFNIKIYENPEWTPEGWLEQQRQRKAAGEPNVSENPLDRRTLDRQDFIDTIRYLLRLRKGIGSVDDIDHLGNRRVRAVGELLENQFRIGLVRMERAIKEKMAVYQEMSTAMPHDLVNAKPVMAAIREFFGSSQLSQFMDQTNPLSEITHKRRLSALGPGGLSRERAGFEVRDVHPTHYGRICPIETPEGPNIGLISSLSCFARINEYGFIESPYRRVVNGVVQDEMRVVNPGASNLKVGQVLPRKEAEKIMASFQGKENPPEFEAHCDYLSAWDEDRYVIAQANLKLDKDGRIQDELVNARKAGNFTLLGREQIQYMDVSPKQLVSVAASLIPFLENDDANRALMGSNMQRQAVPLLRAEAPIVGTGMEHVTARDSGAVVICRRSGIVDSVDSERIIVRVEGNVHEGQMSREVGADIYPLTKFKRSNQNTCINQKPIVHVGQRVKKGQVLADGPCTDHGELALGRNVLVAFMPWRGYNFEDAIIVSEKLVKEDWYTSIHIEEFETEARDTKLGPEEITRDIPNISESFLRNLDESGIIRIGAKVKPGDILVGKVTPKGETQLTPEEKLLRAIFGEKAGDVKDASLYCPAGIEGVVVDAKVFSRKNADLDQRSRDILEGQIEKLRRNLEDEKRILADERAKRLEALFEGKELLADLHDEKTNKKLLAKGTPLTRDVLEKLRARDLKRMKLSGKDPRLNEAIDEIEELTSRQIAVLEKVTHEKIEKLKKGDELPPGVIKVVKVYIAMRRKLSVGDKMAGRHGNKGVISKIVPEEDMPYLEDGTPVEIILNPLGVPSRMNVGQILETHLGWAGLKLGKRYATPVFDGASEEDIKRELAEAGIPTSGKVTLYDGMTGQPFEQPVTVGVIYMLKLSHLVDDKIHARSIGPYSLITQQPLGGKAQFGGQRFGEMEVWALEAYGAAYVLQELLTAKSDDVFGRAKIYEAIVKGEAAAEPGVPESFNVLIRELQALCLDVELIKRSREPFETALAAD, from the coding sequence ATGGCAACTGCTTCGGCTGGTACGCCTTCCGAACGTGTGGATTTTTCCCGGGTCAAGACGTCCGTCCCGATCCCGAATCTCATCGAGGTCCAGAAGCGCAGCTACGAGCGCTTCCTCCAGATGGACCTCCTGCCGAGCGAACGGGACGACATCGGTCTGCAGAGCGTCTTCCAGAGCGTCTTCCCCATCTCTGATTTCCGCGGCTTCTCGGAGCTGGAGTTCGTCGATTACACGATCGGCAACTGGGAGTGCAAGTGCGGCCACCTGAAAGGCCTCAACCACCTGCGCACCGTCTGCCGGAACCCGGCGTGCGGGGCCATGGTGCGCACCGACCCCTTCCACCCCGGCGACGTCATCTGCCACAAGTGCGGCACCTTCAACCGCAACCTCGTCACCTTCTGCCCGCGGTGCGGCGACCCCGTCGGCCTCCAGCTCAAGTACGACCAGGCCGAGTGCGAGGAGCGCGGCATGACCTTCGCCGCTCCGCTGAAGGTCACCATCCGGCTGAAGATGTTCGACAAGGACGAGGCCGGCAACCGCAGCCTGCGGGACATGAAGGAGCAGGAGGTCTTCTTCGGCGAAATTCCGCTCATGACGCGCAACGGCACCTTCATCATCAACGGCACCGAGCGCGTCATCGTCAGCCAGCTCCACCGCTCCCCGGGCGTCTTCTTCGAGAAGCTCCCCGCGCAGAATTACTTCCTCGGCAAGATCATTCCTTACCGCGGCTCGTGGGTCGAGTTCGAGTACGACAACAAGAACCTGCTCTACGTCCGCATCGACCGCAAGCGGAAGTTCTACGGCACGACGTTCCTCCGCGCGCTCGGCATGAAGAGCGACTCGGAGATCCTCAAGGCCTTCTACCGCATCACGACGCTGGCGCTCAAGGACCGCCGCGTGTTCTGGAAGGTCGACGAGTCGCTGGTGGGCGTGAAGCTCGCCCAGGCGATCACGTCGAAGAGCGGCGAAACGATCCACCCGGCCCACCGCAAGATCCGCGAAGCCACGCTGGATGCCCTGAAGAAGGCCCGCATCGACGCCGTCGAAGTGACCACCGCCGACCTGGAAGGCGCCTGGGTCGCCTCCGACGTCATCGACATGGAGACCGGCGAGGTGCTGGCCGAGGCCAACCAGGAGCTGACCTCGGCGCGGCTGGCGCAGATCATCGACGCCGGAATCAAAAACATCGAGATCTTCTTCCCCGAGCGCGACGACGTCGGCGTCGTGGTGTCCGCGACGCTGAAGAAAGACCCCATCAAGACGCCCAACGACGCGCTGATGGAGATCTACAAGAAGCTGCGCCCGGGCGACCCGCCCACGCTGGACACCGCGCAGCAGCTGTTCCACGGCATGTTCTTCGACCCGCGCAAATACGATTTCTCGCGCGTGGGCCGCATGAAGTTCAACATCAAGATCTACGAGAATCCCGAGTGGACGCCCGAAGGCTGGCTCGAACAGCAGCGGCAGCGCAAGGCCGCCGGCGAGCCCAACGTCAGCGAGAATCCGCTCGACCGCCGCACGCTGGACCGGCAGGACTTCATCGACACCATCCGCTACCTGCTGCGGCTGCGCAAGGGCATCGGCTCGGTGGATGACATCGACCACCTGGGCAACCGCCGCGTGCGCGCCGTCGGCGAACTGCTCGAGAACCAGTTCCGCATCGGCCTGGTCCGCATGGAGCGGGCGATCAAGGAAAAGATGGCCGTCTACCAGGAGATGTCGACGGCCATGCCGCACGACCTGGTCAACGCCAAGCCCGTGATGGCCGCCATCCGCGAGTTCTTCGGCTCCAGCCAGCTCTCGCAGTTCATGGATCAGACCAACCCGCTGTCGGAGATCACCCACAAGCGGCGGCTTTCGGCGCTGGGACCGGGAGGTCTGAGCCGCGAGCGCGCGGGCTTCGAAGTGCGCGACGTCCACCCCACGCACTACGGCCGCATCTGCCCCATCGAGACTCCGGAAGGCCCCAACATCGGCCTCATCTCCTCGCTCAGCTGCTTTGCGCGCATCAACGAGTACGGCTTCATCGAAAGCCCGTACCGCCGCGTCGTGAACGGCGTCGTGCAGGACGAGATGCGGGTCGTCAACCCCGGCGCCTCGAATCTGAAAGTCGGCCAGGTGCTGCCGCGCAAGGAAGCGGAAAAGATCATGGCTTCGTTCCAGGGCAAGGAAAACCCGCCCGAGTTCGAAGCCCACTGCGACTACCTCTCCGCCTGGGACGAGGACCGCTACGTCATCGCGCAGGCCAACCTGAAGCTTGACAAGGACGGCCGGATCCAGGACGAGCTGGTCAACGCCCGCAAGGCCGGCAACTTCACGCTGCTCGGCCGCGAACAGATCCAGTACATGGATGTCAGCCCCAAGCAGCTGGTCTCCGTCGCCGCCTCGCTGATCCCGTTCCTCGAAAACGACGACGCCAACCGCGCCCTCATGGGCTCCAACATGCAGCGCCAGGCGGTGCCCCTGCTGCGCGCCGAAGCGCCCATTGTCGGCACCGGCATGGAGCACGTCACCGCCCGCGACAGCGGCGCCGTCGTCATCTGCCGCCGTTCCGGCATCGTGGACAGCGTCGACAGCGAGCGCATCATCGTCCGCGTCGAAGGCAACGTCCATGAAGGCCAGATGTCGCGCGAAGTCGGCGCCGACATCTACCCGCTCACCAAATTCAAGCGCTCCAACCAGAACACGTGCATCAACCAGAAGCCGATCGTCCACGTCGGCCAGCGCGTGAAGAAGGGCCAGGTGCTCGCCGACGGGCCCTGCACCGACCACGGCGAGCTCGCGCTCGGGCGCAACGTCCTTGTCGCGTTCATGCCCTGGCGCGGCTACAACTTCGAGGACGCCATCATCGTCAGCGAGAAGCTGGTCAAGGAAGACTGGTACACCTCCATCCACATCGAGGAGTTCGAAACCGAAGCCCGCGACACCAAGCTCGGCCCCGAAGAGATCACGCGCGACATCCCCAACATCAGCGAGAGCTTCCTCCGCAACCTCGACGAGAGCGGCATCATCCGCATCGGCGCCAAGGTCAAGCCGGGCGACATCCTGGTCGGCAAGGTGACGCCGAAGGGCGAAACCCAGCTCACGCCGGAAGAGAAGCTCCTGCGCGCCATCTTCGGCGAGAAGGCGGGCGACGTGAAAGATGCCTCCCTCTACTGCCCCGCCGGCATCGAGGGCGTCGTCGTCGACGCCAAGGTGTTCTCGCGGAAGAACGCCGATCTCGACCAGCGCAGCCGCGACATTCTCGAAGGCCAGATCGAGAAGCTCCGCCGCAACCTCGAGGACGAGAAGCGCATTCTCGCCGACGAGCGCGCCAAGCGGCTCGAAGCGCTCTTCGAGGGCAAGGAGCTGCTGGCCGACCTCCACGACGAAAAGACCAACAAGAAGCTGCTGGCCAAGGGCACGCCGCTCACGCGCGACGTGCTCGAGAAGCTCCGCGCGCGCGATCTCAAGCGCATGAAGCTCAGCGGCAAGGATCCGCGCCTGAACGAGGCGATCGACGAGATCGAGGAGCTCACCTCGCGCCAGATCGCCGTGCTCGAAAAGGTCACGCACGAGAAGATCGAGAAGCTCAAGAAGGGCGACGAACTGCCCCCGGGCGTGATCAAGGTGGTCAAGGTCTACATCGCCATGCGGCGCAAGCTGAGCGTCGGCGACAAGATGGCCGGCCGCCACGGCAACAAGGGCGTCATCTCCAAGATCGTGCCCGAAGAGGACATGCCGTATCTCGAGGACGGAACGCCCGTCGAGATCATCCTCAACCCCCTCGGCGTGCCGTCGCGCATGAACGTCGGCCAGATTCTGGAGACCCACCTCGGCTGGGCAGGACTGAAGCTGGGCAAGCGCTATGCGACGCCGGTCTTCGACGGCGCCAGCGAAGAGGACATCAAGCGCGAGCTGGCCGAAGCCGGCATTCCCACGTCCGGCAAGGTCACGCTCTACGACGGCATGACCGGCCAGCCGTTCGAGCAGCCCGTCACCGTGGGCGTCATCTACATGCTGAAGCTCAGCCACCTGGTGGATGACAAGATCCACGCCCGCTCCATCGGGCCGTACTCGCTGATCACCCAGCAGCCGCTGGGCGGCAAGGCGCAGTTCGGCGGCCAGCGCTTCGGCGAAATGGAGGTCTGGGCGCTGGAAGCCTACGGCGCCGCCTACGTGCTGCAGGAGCTGCTCACCGCCAAGTCCGACGACGTCTTCGGGCGCGCCAAGATTTACGAGGCCATCGTGAAGGGCGAGGCTGCCGCCGAGCCCGGCGTGCCGGAATCGTTCAACGTGCTCATCCGCGAACTGCAGGCCCTGTGCCTCGACGTGGAGCTCATCAAGCGCAGCCGCGAGCCGTTCGAAACGGCCCTCGCTGCGGACTAA
- the rplL gene encoding 50S ribosomal protein L7/L12 → MADINAIAEQIQGLTLLEASELVKLLEEKLGVSAAAAAVAVAAPAAGAAAAAAPAEEKTEFNVILTSAGANKINVIKVVREVTSLGLKEAKDLVESAPKPIKEGVSKEEAENIKKKFVEAGATVEIQ, encoded by the coding sequence ATGGCTGACATCAACGCAATTGCTGAACAGATCCAGGGCCTCACGCTGCTGGAGGCTTCCGAGCTGGTGAAGCTGCTCGAGGAGAAGCTGGGCGTCTCCGCCGCCGCCGCCGCTGTCGCCGTCGCCGCCCCCGCGGCTGGCGCCGCCGCCGCGGCCGCTCCTGCGGAAGAGAAGACCGAGTTCAACGTCATCCTCACTTCGGCCGGCGCGAACAAGATCAACGTGATCAAGGTCGTCCGCGAAGTGACCAGCCTCGGCCTGAAGGAAGCCAAGGATCTGGTCGAGTCCGCCCCCAAGCCGATCAAGGAGGGCGTGTCGAAGGAAGAAGCCGAAAACATCAAGAAGAAGTTCGTCGAGGCTGGCGCCACGGTCGAGATCCAGTAG
- the rplJ gene encoding 50S ribosomal protein L10 — MKDRKKKQQDLDQLRQDLMASGTVFVTSFDKLTVAQDFELRKAVRGAGGLYRVVKNTIAEKAAAGLPAEAVLKNLKGTTAVAFTSGDPVALAKALSEYAKANPVLTFKAGLVEGRAIDLKAIEALASMPPKEEIYAKLLYLINAPAQRLVTAIQGVGRNLAVVINQGVKENKFAS; from the coding sequence ATGAAAGACAGGAAGAAGAAACAGCAGGATCTGGATCAGCTGCGCCAGGATCTGATGGCTTCCGGCACGGTCTTCGTGACGAGCTTCGACAAGCTCACCGTCGCGCAGGATTTCGAGCTGCGCAAGGCCGTGCGCGGCGCCGGCGGGCTGTACCGCGTCGTGAAGAACACCATTGCGGAGAAGGCCGCCGCCGGGCTGCCCGCCGAGGCCGTGCTGAAGAACCTGAAGGGCACGACCGCCGTCGCCTTCACCTCCGGCGATCCGGTGGCGCTGGCCAAGGCGCTCAGCGAGTACGCCAAGGCCAATCCTGTGCTGACATTCAAGGCGGGCCTTGTCGAAGGCCGCGCGATCGACCTCAAGGCGATCGAGGCGCTGGCCAGCATGCCGCCGAAGGAAGAGATTTACGCGAAGCTCCTCTACCTGATCAACGCCCCGGCCCAGCGCCTGGTGACGGCGATTCAGGGAGTGGGCCGCAACCTCGCCGTGGTCATCAACCAGGGCGTGAAGGAAAACAAGTTCGCCTCCTAG
- the rplA gene encoding 50S ribosomal protein L1, with amino-acid sequence MARKPGKKYVAAAQQVEKRPYTLEEAIPLVQKLKFTRFDETVEVHMRLGVDPRHADQMVRGTVVLPHGLGKTKRVLVIASGEKIREAEAAGADYAGGEDMIEKIQKENWLDFDAVIATPDMMRSMAKLGKLLGPRGLMPNPKTGTVTMDVGKAVQEVKAGKVEFRVDKTGVIHAPVGKVSFPSDKLLENAATLIQAVVRAKPPAAKGRYVKSVTVCSTMGPGVSLDVTPYNMRAV; translated from the coding sequence ATGGCAAGAAAACCAGGCAAGAAATACGTTGCTGCGGCGCAGCAGGTCGAGAAGCGGCCTTACACGCTGGAAGAGGCCATCCCCCTCGTCCAGAAGCTGAAGTTCACCCGGTTCGACGAAACCGTGGAAGTCCACATGCGCCTTGGCGTCGATCCGCGCCACGCCGATCAGATGGTGCGCGGCACGGTGGTGCTGCCCCACGGCCTGGGCAAGACCAAGCGCGTGCTCGTCATCGCCTCCGGCGAGAAGATCCGCGAGGCGGAGGCGGCTGGCGCCGACTACGCCGGCGGCGAAGACATGATCGAGAAAATCCAGAAGGAAAACTGGCTGGATTTCGACGCCGTCATCGCCACGCCGGACATGATGCGCTCGATGGCGAAGCTTGGCAAGCTGCTGGGCCCCCGCGGCCTGATGCCGAACCCGAAGACCGGCACGGTCACGATGGATGTCGGCAAGGCGGTGCAGGAAGTCAAGGCGGGCAAGGTGGAGTTCCGCGTCGACAAGACGGGCGTCATCCATGCGCCCGTGGGCAAGGTGAGCTTCCCCTCGGACAAGCTGCTCGAGAACGCCGCCACCCTCATTCAGGCGGTCGTGCGCGCCAAGCCGCCCGCCGCCAAGGGCCGTTATGTGAAGAGCGTGACCGTGTGCTCCACGATGGGGCCGGGCGTCAGCCTCGATGTCACGCCCTACAACATGCGCGCCGTCTAG
- the rplK gene encoding 50S ribosomal protein L11, translating into MAKKVTAQVKLQIPAGKATPAPPVGTALGPQGVNIMEFCKAFNAKTASQEGLIIPVVITIYSDRSFTFITKTPPVAVLVKKACNLAKGSAEPNRNKVAKITMKQVEEIAKIKMPDLNCFDLEAAVAQVKGACRSMGVEVVP; encoded by the coding sequence ATGGCAAAAAAAGTCACAGCGCAGGTCAAGCTTCAGATCCCCGCCGGCAAGGCGACGCCCGCTCCGCCGGTCGGCACGGCGCTCGGCCCCCAGGGCGTCAACATCATGGAGTTCTGCAAGGCCTTCAATGCGAAGACGGCTTCCCAGGAAGGCCTGATCATCCCCGTGGTGATCACCATCTATTCGGACCGCTCCTTCACGTTCATCACCAAGACGCCGCCCGTGGCGGTGCTGGTGAAGAAGGCGTGCAATCTCGCCAAGGGCAGCGCGGAGCCGAACCGCAACAAGGTGGCCAAGATCACCATGAAGCAGGTCGAGGAGATCGCGAAGATCAAGATGCCCGACCTGAACTGCTTCGATCTCGAGGCGGCTGTGGCGCAGGTCAAAGGCGCCTGCCGCTCCATGGGCGTGGAAGTGGTCCCCTGA
- the tuf1 gene encoding elongation factor Tu — translation MAKEKFDRSKPHVNIGTIGHIDHGKTTLTAAITKVLSKHNPKVQFRSFDSIDNAPEEKARGITIAVAHVEYETANRHYAHVDCPGHADYIKNMITGAAQMDGAILVVAAPDGPMPQTREHVLLARQVGVPYIVVALNKVDMMDDPELLELVELELRDLLKSYGFPGDEVPIVRVSALNALNGDPEAEKQIDALMEAVDNYIPLPQRDVDKPFLMPIEDIFSIQGRGTVVTGRIEKGKIKVGEEVEIVGFRETRKTVVTGVEMFKKLLDEGMAGDNVGLLLRGVEKDEVERGQVLAKPGSITPHTKFKGEVYVLSKEEGGRHTPFFTGYRPQFYFRTTDVTGVVKLPEGVQMVMPGDNVSLEVELITPVAMDKGLRFAIREGGRTVGAGTVTEIIE, via the coding sequence ATGGCGAAAGAGAAATTTGACCGCAGCAAGCCGCACGTCAACATTGGGACGATCGGGCACATCGATCACGGCAAGACGACGCTGACGGCGGCGATCACGAAGGTGCTGTCGAAGCACAATCCGAAGGTGCAGTTCCGGAGCTTTGATTCGATCGACAACGCGCCGGAGGAGAAGGCGCGGGGCATCACGATTGCGGTGGCGCACGTGGAATACGAGACGGCGAACCGGCACTATGCGCACGTCGACTGCCCGGGTCACGCCGACTACATCAAGAACATGATCACGGGCGCGGCGCAGATGGACGGGGCGATTCTGGTGGTGGCGGCGCCGGACGGGCCGATGCCGCAGACGCGGGAGCACGTGCTGCTGGCGCGGCAGGTGGGGGTGCCCTACATTGTGGTGGCGCTGAACAAGGTGGACATGATGGACGATCCGGAGCTGCTGGAGCTGGTGGAGCTGGAGCTGCGGGATCTGCTGAAGAGCTACGGTTTCCCTGGCGACGAGGTGCCGATCGTGCGGGTGAGCGCGCTGAATGCGCTGAACGGGGATCCGGAGGCGGAGAAGCAGATTGACGCGCTGATGGAGGCGGTGGACAACTACATCCCGCTGCCGCAGCGGGACGTGGACAAGCCGTTTCTGATGCCGATCGAGGACATTTTCTCGATCCAGGGGCGCGGCACGGTGGTGACGGGCCGGATCGAGAAGGGCAAGATCAAGGTGGGCGAGGAAGTGGAGATCGTCGGCTTCCGGGAGACGCGGAAGACGGTGGTGACGGGGGTGGAGATGTTCAAGAAGCTGCTCGACGAGGGCATGGCTGGGGACAACGTCGGGCTGCTGCTGCGCGGGGTGGAGAAGGACGAAGTGGAGCGCGGGCAGGTGCTGGCCAAGCCGGGCTCGATCACGCCGCACACGAAGTTCAAGGGCGAGGTGTACGTTTTGTCGAAGGAAGAGGGCGGGCGGCACACGCCGTTCTTCACGGGCTACCGGCCGCAGTTTTACTTCCGGACGACGGACGTGACGGGCGTGGTGAAGCTGCCGGAAGGCGTGCAGATGGTGATGCCGGGCGACAACGTGTCGCTCGAGGTGGAACTGATCACGCCGGTGGCGATGGACAAGGGGCTGCGCTTCGCCATCCGCGAAGGCGGCCGCACCGTCGGCGCCGGCACGGTGACCGAGATCATCGAGTAG
- the rpsA gene encoding 30S ribosomal protein S1: MTGNQEDRPVEYPANGEENYEQLLDDYGHLEPPAEGEVMMGTVLEVTPEGLIVDVGQKQEGFVPIEQVVTPEGAVTYQPGDSIEVMLDRRREMEGYILLSHERASRIRAWETLDKAYREGLIVSGRVTGRVKGGLSVDVGLTAFMPSTQADIRPLHNLDALIGADIAVKVLKLNRRRNNIVVSRKAVMEEEIQTRKAALLEHLQEGDLVTGVVKNLTEYGAFIDLGGIDGLLHVSDISYGRVAHPQDVLQVGQEITVRVLKFDREKERISLGLKQVLPDPWETVAERYQPGMRVVGRVVSVTDYGAFVELEPGVEGLIHISEMTWSRRMKHPSKVVRVGDNVESVVLDVKPKERRISLGIKQLEPDPWTTVDQRYSVGSVVEGRVRKLADFGAFVEIEEGIDGLVHVSDLSWSRRVQHPSEVLKKGQVVQAVILSIDAPNRRLSLGIKQLQPDAWETFFRQHSIGDIVSGKPTRTANFGVFVELAPGVEGLCHNSEIPAEMRKQSPPLPLGQEMKFRILKMNEAEKRIGLSLVTEEDVRELERIGGYQRQAAQATQQIEEALQGGQPPAAASPAGSGEPTQEEPKHDDES, from the coding sequence ATGACCGGCAACCAGGAAGACCGCCCGGTGGAGTATCCCGCCAACGGCGAGGAAAATTACGAACAGCTGCTCGACGATTACGGCCACCTCGAGCCTCCCGCAGAGGGCGAGGTGATGATGGGCACGGTTCTCGAGGTGACTCCCGAGGGCCTGATCGTCGACGTGGGACAGAAGCAGGAAGGCTTCGTGCCCATCGAGCAGGTGGTCACGCCCGAAGGCGCGGTCACCTACCAGCCCGGCGACTCCATCGAGGTCATGCTCGACCGCCGGCGCGAGATGGAAGGCTACATTCTCCTCTCGCACGAGCGAGCCAGCCGCATCCGCGCGTGGGAGACGCTCGACAAGGCCTACCGCGAAGGGCTGATCGTCAGCGGGCGCGTGACAGGCAGGGTCAAGGGCGGCCTCAGCGTCGACGTCGGCCTGACGGCCTTCATGCCCTCCACGCAGGCTGACATCCGCCCGCTGCACAACCTCGATGCGCTGATCGGCGCCGATATCGCGGTAAAGGTGCTGAAGCTGAACCGCCGCCGCAACAACATCGTCGTCTCGCGCAAGGCCGTCATGGAGGAAGAAATACAGACCCGCAAGGCGGCCCTTCTCGAACACCTGCAGGAAGGCGACCTGGTGACGGGCGTGGTGAAGAACCTCACCGAATACGGCGCCTTCATCGACCTCGGCGGCATCGACGGCCTTCTCCACGTTTCCGACATTTCTTACGGCCGCGTGGCCCATCCGCAGGACGTGCTCCAGGTGGGGCAGGAAATCACGGTCCGCGTGCTGAAATTCGACCGCGAAAAAGAGCGCATTTCGCTGGGGCTCAAGCAGGTTCTGCCCGATCCCTGGGAGACCGTGGCCGAGCGCTACCAGCCCGGCATGCGCGTCGTCGGACGCGTGGTCAGCGTCACCGACTACGGCGCCTTCGTGGAACTCGAGCCTGGCGTCGAGGGCCTGATTCACATTTCTGAAATGACCTGGAGCCGGCGCATGAAGCATCCATCCAAAGTGGTGCGCGTCGGAGACAATGTTGAAAGCGTCGTGCTCGACGTGAAGCCGAAAGAGCGCCGCATTTCGCTCGGCATCAAACAGCTCGAGCCCGACCCCTGGACAACGGTCGACCAACGGTATTCGGTGGGCAGCGTGGTGGAAGGGCGGGTGCGCAAGCTGGCCGATTTCGGCGCATTCGTGGAGATCGAGGAAGGCATCGACGGCCTGGTTCACGTGTCCGACCTTTCCTGGTCCCGGCGCGTGCAGCACCCTTCGGAGGTCTTGAAGAAGGGCCAGGTGGTGCAGGCCGTGATTTTGAGCATCGACGCGCCCAACCGGCGGCTTTCGCTGGGCATCAAGCAGCTGCAGCCGGACGCCTGGGAGACGTTCTTCCGCCAGCACTCCATCGGCGACATCGTCTCCGGGAAGCCGACGCGGACGGCGAATTTCGGCGTCTTCGTCGAGCTCGCCCCCGGCGTGGAAGGCCTCTGCCACAACTCCGAAATTCCCGCCGAAATGCGGAAGCAGTCGCCGCCTCTGCCGTTGGGCCAGGAGATGAAATTCCGTATCCTGAAAATGAACGAGGCGGAGAAACGCATCGGGCTTTCGCTGGTGACCGAGGAAGACGTCCGGGAGCTGGAGCGCATCGGCGGCTACCAGCGCCAGGCGGCCCAGGCCACGCAGCAGATCGAGGAGGCGCTGCAGGGCGGGCAGCCGCCGGCGGCGGCCTCTCCCGCGGGGTCCGGCGAGCCAACTCAAGAGGAACCGAAACACGATGACGAAAGCTGA
- the ihfB-2 gene encoding integration host factor subunit beta — translation MTKADLIEEISRVCEFTRKDSEVIVEAIFDSVVRALREGDKIEIRGFGSFRTRQRKARIGRNPKTGARVDVPAKRIPYFKPSKELKDLVNQEAQPAPPAD, via the coding sequence ATGACGAAAGCTGATCTGATCGAGGAAATTTCGCGCGTCTGTGAATTCACGCGCAAGGACTCCGAAGTGATCGTCGAGGCGATCTTCGACAGCGTCGTGCGCGCCCTGCGCGAAGGCGACAAGATCGAGATCCGCGGCTTCGGCAGTTTCCGGACCCGCCAGCGGAAGGCGCGCATCGGGCGCAACCCCAAGACGGGCGCGCGCGTCGACGTGCCCGCCAAGCGGATTCCCTATTTCAAGCCGAGCAAGGAACTGAAAGACCTCGTCAACCAGGAAGCGCAGCCGGCGCCTCCCGCGGATTAG
- a CDS encoding hydrolase, which produces MDRLWSPWRYHYVSTVSPSDECIFCAKAREDRDEDNLILFRGRLNYVLLNLFPYTTGHLMITPYRHVAQLEELGGDEAAELMELTRVSVRHLKSVYRPHGFNLGMNLGECAGAGIAGHLHMHVLPRWTGDANFMTTVCETRVMPEDLRETWRKLAAAFRGA; this is translated from the coding sequence ATGGACCGCCTCTGGAGCCCCTGGCGCTATCACTACGTGAGCACCGTCTCGCCGTCGGACGAGTGCATCTTCTGCGCCAAGGCGCGCGAGGATCGCGACGAGGACAACCTCATCCTGTTCCGCGGCAGGCTGAACTACGTCCTGCTGAATCTGTTCCCGTACACGACCGGCCATCTGATGATCACGCCGTACCGCCACGTGGCGCAGCTCGAGGAGCTCGGCGGCGACGAAGCTGCCGAGCTGATGGAGCTGACCCGCGTCTCGGTGCGCCATCTGAAAAGCGTCTACCGCCCGCACGGTTTCAATCTGGGGATGAATCTCGGCGAGTGCGCCGGCGCGGGCATCGCCGGCCACCTGCACATGCACGTCCTGCCGCGCTGGACCGGCGACGCCAACTTCATGACCACCGTCTGCGAGACCCGCGTCATGCCCGAGGACCTGCGCGAAACCTGGCGGAAACTCGCCGCCGCCTTCCGCGGCGCCTGA